The DNA window GACAGTCCACACCCGCAGAGTCCAGCTGGGAGGTCTGTAGCTCAGCCTTGATTGTATCCGGTCTTGGGACGGTTGTCGACGCACTCGAATCGTGCGCCGCAGAATCCTCCTCGGTCGAGGCAGAAAGCGCGGCCGGCGAACGGCCTCTGGAAGAAGTGCCCGAACCGGAAGCGAACCGGGTATCCTCGGTCACGATATCCGTGGATTCTACCGCTTCCGCTGGCGAAGGGTCGCCTGACTCGGGTGATCTGCAGCCCGAAACGAGGAGCAGGCCGAAGAGACAAGATACGGAGAAGAGAGCGAATCCGGGAAAGGAGTGGCGCATTGGCTCGCATGGATTCAATGACAGAAATGTATTCTTGCATATGCCGTGTCTTTCCTTTCGTTCACATAAAATGGTTCTTTCGCTTGGGTCCAATCACGGGGGACCACGACCAGGAGACGCGCCGCTGCCTCACCCACTGGATCAATGAGGGCTACCTGTGGCGGGAGGTCGACGTGCCGGGGGTTCCCTACGCCCAGTACGTGGCCACCCGGACGAAAGACGGCAGCACGCGGTACGTCCGCACCCGTGAGCCGACCGTGGACGAGGAGGCGCTCGATGCGCTGAGGAGCGGGGAAGTGGTCGCCCTCGACGCGCCGGTGGCCGCCGGGGACATGCTGTGGTGGAGCGGTGCGTTCGGCCTCCCGTCCGGGGAGGTCGCAATCACAGACGCCTACGAGCGAGGCCCCACGGTGCACTGGGAGGTGTTTGCCGCAGACAAAGCCTTCGGGCACGAGGACGGCGTCGGGGACGGGTCCGAGGCCGGCGCGTGGTCGGTTTTTGAGGATCAGAATGACGATCACCGCCTGGACCCGAGGGAGGTGGAGGCGGCGGGGCAGCTGCAGGACCGGTGGGCCGAGAGCACCGCTGCGGAAACCGATACGTTTGCGAAGGCTCCATCCGAGGAGCGGAGCCCGTTTTTCATCATGGAGGCCCCGTGGAGCCGCCGGATCGCGGCGAAGTTTCGGAGCGAGTGGGGCGTGAAGGACGTCGAGACGGTGATGGCCGACGAGAAGGGCTACGAGGCCGACGGGCGGGCGGCGATGAAGCGGCTGCAGTGGTGGGACGAGGTGCGGGACGCGCGGTCGGCGGCGGGCTCCTCGGTGGAGCTGCCCGAGGACGCGACGGTGTGGCACTACCACCCGGTGGGGGCGCTGGAGGCGATCCGGCCCCGCTTTACGGCAGAAGGAGACAACACCACGCTCGACGGCCCGGTCGAGACGATCGAGGACGTGGCCGATCAGGTCATCGGGGCTCTTGGCTACAGCGGGGACCTCTTCAGTCTCGATGAGCAACAATTCGAGCGGGTGCGGTCGGAGATGGACTACGAGCGATCCAGCGACAGCAATCTGAAAATCAAGGTAGCGGCCCCAGCGACCGAAGCGCCGGAGGAATTCGCGCATGTTCACTTTGAACCGAACCGATACGGACACGCCACCTTCAACGGAGCGAACTACTTCCTCGGCATCTTCGCGACGAGCACCGGAGCCGGCGACCCGGAGCTTTACGAGATGCTACAGGAAGGCAGCCCGATTGAAGGCGTGCCGGGCCGCACGCCGGTCGAGAGCGCGTCGGAGACTCCCATGGACTGGTTTGGCGAAATGGAGAAAAACATATGGGCATCGCTGACCGCATCGGAGGGATCCCTTCAAGCGCTCAACACCTACGACACGGCGTTCCTGTCGGTGGGGCCGGTTCAGCAGACGGCGGGGGCGGGCGAGGCAAAAGGCGAGCTCCAGGGGGCGCTGGATACCCTTCGCGAACATGCCGAGGAGACCTACTGGCGGCATTTTGGGCGATTTGGGCTCAAGCCGGTGGGCGCCACGATTCAGGGCGGAGCGAAAAAGGCCCACGTTGAGCTCAACGGCGAGGTGCTCGACACGCCGGAGAAGAAGGAGCGGCTCCGCCGGTTCAAATGGGCGCACCGATTCCAGGAGGCGATGCAGGACCCGACCGTCAGGTACTGGATCATGCGGGAAGGCTTCAAACGTCTGGATCGGATCCGAGACTGGGACGCAACCATGCAGCTTCCTGACCAGCAGGGGAAACCGCAAGAGATGAGCGTCCGTCTGCAAGATGTCTTTCAGAGCGATCTGGGGCAAGCGCTCATCTTGGACGCCCACATCAATCGTCCTGGACTGGTGGTCCCGTATGATGATGACAATGTCTGGACGAGCAAGGCGACGAGCCTGCTAAAAAGTCGAAACGGGACGGCGAGCGATCCAACCCTCACTCCGGATGAGGAGCGTCAGCTGATCGAGGCGATATTACAGAACAGAGTCGATTCGCCTATGAGCGACCCCGAAGGACGCGCGATCGGCATTCTGAAGTATACCAGTGATGAGGTTGTACAAACTTTGGCTACGACAAACCAGCTTGCTGACCAGCCGCAAACCGTGCCCGCCTTCTTAACACGCGTACTGAATCTGGCCGAGAACCGAGACCATTCTGGTGAGGGAGCCTGGGGTGATATTCAAGGTCACGAGGCTGAGCCCCTCTCCTTCAGACGTGAGTAATGGACCGAAACTTCCAGCCGCTACCTCAAATGTGTCTAAGTCGAAATTATGCTAACGCATTCGACTTCCAGGCGTCCTTTACTTTCGGGATTTCTTATATGTTCTCTGCTCGTTTTGATATCAACACTCTTCAGAAAAGAAGACGCGAACCAACACGGTGAAGTCGTCGCCAGTTTCCACGTTATTGCACATGTTGTCGGGACCGATACCACAAGACCAACTCCGATTGAAGAGCGACCTTGTGGAACCTACGACTGGTTTGATGCTCCGGAGGAAGGGTGGGAATCCTTAAGCTCCAGCCCCTTACCTGGAACCCACTATGCGTCGCTACACGAACTAACCTGCAAGTGGGCTGCTTACCAGAATGGTCTGAGTCTCGACTCTACGCACCTTCCGAAGTACGTGCGACCGGTGGGGGACAGTCTCCGCCTTTCCGAGGACGCCGTAACCTATGGGGTAAAGATGCGGCCCGCCGATCCGGATCCCCTGGATAAAAGCAACCTTTACCTCGTCGCCGAGGTGGTTGATTCGCTGTTCTTCAGTGACATTGGAAAAGCGCGGCCCTATCAAGACGAATCCCCATCCACCGTTTCCATTCGAGCGATGCGGCCGATTGACGTGCCCGGTGCTGACTCTCAGTATCTTTGGGTCGAAATCGAAGAACGACATCTTGACGAGGAGGGCTCCCCGACAGGCGTCTACACTCGATGGCGTGGACACATTTTTGCCTACGACCGCCGTCGCGGCATGCGACATCTGCATCGCGCTCCCGTGCGCGTGGAGCGAACGCGGGGTGAGAAGCTCATCGGCGCCGAGCAGTGGGACGTGTCGGTCCCCGAACCCGGAATTATGCTCGTTGAGCCGCGCTCGAAGCGCGGGAAGGTGTGGGAAAACACCATTGACGAAGGCGGGGTGTCGCTCGGTCCGCCCCAGCACTGGATCGGGCGCCACGTGATCGACCCGACGGCCACCAGCAAGCGGGAGGTGGAAATGACGCCGGGCAGCAACTACACCAAGATCATCGACACCACGGAGGTGGAAAATTGGCGAGAGGTTTACGACAAACAGTAGGCAGGTTAGCACGACCGGTCGATTCAGCCGGAAATCCTGAAGGGTGCCAGTCACGTCCGCAATCGTCGAGTTCGAGTCGAGCAGCGTCGGATACAAATCCTTCAACGGAACGCCGCACACGTTTGGAATTGCAGAATCGGGCCACGGGGACGACGACCCCGACCCCGACTTCTACACCCTCCTCCAAGACTCTGGCCGAGAAGGCCTTCCGGAGAGCCCCTTCGACCGCAACGTATGGGCGTCGTTGAGCGAGTCGGAGGGTTCGCTCCGGGCGATCAACACCTGGGACGCGGCCTTCCTGTCGGCCGGGCCGTTTCAGCACACCGCGGGAACCAACGGAGGGAAAGGGGAACTGCCCGGCGTCTTGGATACGGTACGCGAGAACGCCCGTGATGCGTACTGGCACCACTTCGGCCGGTTTGGAGTGAAGCCCATAGGGGCAGAGATCTCCGGTGGGGCAAAGCGCGCCTACTTTGAATTGCACGGCGAAAAGTTGGATGCTCCTGAGAAGAAACGACAACTCCGCCGGTTCAAGTGGCCCCACCGGTTCCGCGAGGCCCTGCGAGACGAAGAGATCAGCCGGTGGGTGTTGACCGAGAGCTTCCGTCGACTGGGTCGGCTTTGAAACCGAACGCTCGAACGGACGGAGGGTCCATTCGTTGGCCTTTGATGCGCACGATGTCTATCCCAATGCCTGATCCGATGGCCATTGATGTGGAGCAGTGTCGGGCCGAAACGCCTGGATGCTCGAACGTTCTTCATTTCAACAACGCCGGGGCGGCCCTGCCGCCGCAACCCGTCCTCGATGCTCAAGTCGGACACCTGAACCGGGAGGCGGCCATCGGCGGCTACGAGGCCGAGGCCGAAGCCGAATCTCAGCTTCAGCACACGTACGCCGCGATTGCTCGAATGCTGGACTGCACGCCTGAAGAGGTAGCGATCGTCGAGAATGCGACGCGGGCGTGGGACATGGCCTTCTACGCCATGCCGTTTGAGGAAGGAGACCGCATCCTGACGTCACGAGCCGCCTACGCGAGCAATCACATCGCCTGCCTGCAGGTGGCGCGGCGTACGGGGGCGGAGGTGGACGTTGTCCCCCATGATGAGTACGGGCAGATCGATGTGGAGGCTCTCCGCTCTATGATGGATGATCGGGTGGCGCTCCTTGCGTTAACGCACGTTCCGACCAATGGTGGGCTCGTGAATCCGGCGGCACAGGTGGGCGAAATCGCCGGGGAAGCGGGCGTCCCCTTTCTACTGGATGCCTGTCAATCTGCCGGGCAGATGCCGCTGTCGGTCGACGAGATCGGGTGCACGATGCTTTCGGCCACCGGCCGTAAGTATTTGCGGGGGCCGCGTGGTACCGGCTTTCTTTACGTGCAGAAGGATTGGATTGAACGTCTGGAGCCCCCGCTCCTCGACCTGCACGCGGCGACCTGGACCGGTCCCGAGACCTACGAAATTCACTCCGACGCTCGTCGCTTCGAGACGTATGAGGGCCACGTAGCGGGAGCCGTAGGGCTGGGGGTGGCGGTGGAGTATGCGCTGACTCTCGGATTGGAGGCGATCTCGGAGCGCGTACAAATGCTTGCCGACACGCTACGCACAGCGCTGTCCGGAGCGTCTGGTGTCACTGTCCACGACGCGGGGCGTACGCGCTGTGGCATTACCACCTTCAGCGCCGAGCAGAAAACGGCCCCCGCGATCCAGACGGCGCTGCGGGAGCACGACATCAACGTTTCCGTCTCAACCCCGAGCTCAACACGTCTCGACGCCGAGGCTCGAGGATTGCCCGATCTTGTTCGGGCCTCCGTACACTACTATAACACAGAAGCGGAAATTGAACGCTTTGTGTCACGGTTGAAAAGCGTTTTGAAGGGATAAGCGACGTTCGCCGGCGTAGCACTGGTCCTCATCAAGAGGGGGCTTGTCGGTGCAGGGGGCGCGGTTTCGTGGGCCGCTCCAACGTGTCGGTACTCCCCCCTGTCCGCCCGGCGGCACGATGTAGGTTCGGAGAATGTCCGGTCCCTGAGGGATACCGGCAGGGTATTCAGGACGTACCCCAGGATGGAGTCGTCTGTATTCTCAAGTCAGCGTCATGCGTTCGGTTTTTTAATTGGGGGACGGGGAGACGGCAAGGCGTAGGTCTCACCCATTGCAGGCGACGTTGGGTTATACCTCCCCTGCCGGGGGAAGGCACACGCTTACGTCACGCCAGAGCGGTGTTCTTGCGAACCGCACTTCGGGGAGGCAGTTGGGGGGTACTGCCTCATCCTTGTTCGGTCAGGACTTACTGCTACAATGCACGTTCTCGTCACCGGCGCGGCGGGATTTATCGGGTCTCATCTGGCGGAGCGACTGTCTGCTCGGGGGCACACCGTGGTGGGGCTCGACGGTCTTACGTCCTACTATGATCCTGCCCTCAAACAAGCCCGGCTGGCCCAGTTGGGGGAACAGGGCATTACGACACGGCAGCTTGACCTTGCGGTTGATCCGATACGGCCCGTCCTGCGCGAGATCGACGTTGTGTATCACCTCGCAGCTCAGCCCGGCCTTTCCTCTCAAACGTCCCGGCGGACCTTCGTGCGAAACAACGTGCGGGCCACGGAACGACTCCTCACCGCGCTGGCCGACCATTCGACCCTCAGTACCCTCTTTTACATCTCCTCATCGTCGGTGTACGGGGCAGACGCAACGGGGCGTGAGCATACGTCCCTTGCTCCCATCTCAGCCTACGGTCGGACCAAACTCCGAGCCGAACAGGCCGTACGTGCGGCCGCTAGGCGGGCATCGTGGGAGGCCTGCATCCTCCGTCTCTTCTCCGTGTATGGGCCGCGCGAGCGCCCGGACAAGCTCATCCACAAGGCACTCCGATGTGCCCGGACGGGGGACGCCTTTCCCCTCTACGAAGGAAGTGCGGAGCACCGACGCAGCTTTACGTACGTTGAGGACGTCGTCGACGGAATGGAAGCGGCTCTTCGTCGGCTCGACCGCTGTCAAGGCGAAATCATCAACCTTGGCGCGCCCACCACTGCCTCCACGCAACACGTTCTCAATGTTGTAGCGGACACCGTCGGGGCGCCCCTCTGCATCAAACGGGTGCCTCCCCGCGACGGGGATCAGCGCCGCACC is part of the Salinibacter sp. 10B genome and encodes:
- a CDS encoding aminotransferase class V-fold PLP-dependent enzyme, with the translated sequence MRTMSIPMPDPMAIDVEQCRAETPGCSNVLHFNNAGAALPPQPVLDAQVGHLNREAAIGGYEAEAEAESQLQHTYAAIARMLDCTPEEVAIVENATRAWDMAFYAMPFEEGDRILTSRAAYASNHIACLQVARRTGAEVDVVPHDEYGQIDVEALRSMMDDRVALLALTHVPTNGGLVNPAAQVGEIAGEAGVPFLLDACQSAGQMPLSVDEIGCTMLSATGRKYLRGPRGTGFLYVQKDWIERLEPPLLDLHAATWTGPETYEIHSDARRFETYEGHVAGAVGLGVAVEYALTLGLEAISERVQMLADTLRTALSGASGVTVHDAGRTRCGITTFSAEQKTAPAIQTALREHDINVSVSTPSSTRLDAEARGLPDLVRASVHYYNTEAEIERFVSRLKSVLKG
- a CDS encoding NAD-dependent epimerase/dehydratase family protein is translated as MHVLVTGAAGFIGSHLAERLSARGHTVVGLDGLTSYYDPALKQARLAQLGEQGITTRQLDLAVDPIRPVLREIDVVYHLAAQPGLSSQTSRRTFVRNNVRATERLLTALADHSTLSTLFYISSSSVYGADATGREHTSLAPISAYGRTKLRAEQAVRAAARRASWEACILRLFSVYGPRERPDKLIHKALRCARTGDAFPLYEGSAEHRRSFTYVEDVVDGMEAALRRLDRCQGEIINLGAPTTASTQHVLNVVADTVGAPLCIKRVPPRDGDQRRTCAQIQKARRLLDFSLTTTLREGIAAEAAWMDEARVH